The Benincasa hispida cultivar B227 chromosome 11, ASM972705v1, whole genome shotgun sequence genome has a segment encoding these proteins:
- the LOC120091855 gene encoding 11 kDa late embryogenesis abundant protein-like translates to MQSGRNAAEAAKESAANVGASAKAGMEKAKASAQEKVDKMRAHDPIEKDMARERKEERIQEAELDKQQARAEHAADRQTGTGPGTRVGLGTGTGTGTGTHTYDPTVGR, encoded by the exons atgcaaTCGGGAAGAAACGCGGCGGAGGCTGCGAAAGAATCGGCCGCCAACGTGGGGGCCTCTGCCAAAGCTGGCATGGAAAAAGCCAAAGCGTCTGCTCAAGAAAAg GTGGACAAAATGCGGGCCCACGATCCAATTGAGAAAGACATGGcgagagaaaggaaagaagagagGATTCAGGAGGCTGAGCTGGACAAGCAGCAGGCGCGTGCAGAACACGCAGCAGACAGGCAGACCGGTACAGGACCCGGAACCCGTGTCGGGTTGGGAACCGGAACCGGAACGGGAACCGGAACCCACACCTATGACCCGACCGTGGGAAGATAA